TCGTTTCCAACTACATAAATAGACTCGTCCATCTTGAACTCATCATATTTTAATTGAGCGGTACCCAAGTCTTGCGTAATGTATACCGAAGTACCGTCTCCGCGCAACACGAGTTTCTGATCCAAGCCATCATCTGTCAAGTCGATCCAAACTGAGTTGTCTTCCTTCTTAAAGAAAACACCCTTATCAAGACCTTCCTGAATAATATCTTTTCCTAATAAATAGGTGTCTGATTCGTAGTAGAATTTATCAAAATCAACGCCCAGCTGCTTGTAGGTTTTATCAAAACCTGCATAAACCCAGCTATTCATAGTCTTCCATAAAGAAATCACTTCTTCGTCTCCCGCTTCCCACTGCTGCAACATCGCTTGCGCTTCCTTGATCAACGGCGCATTTTTCTTCGCGTCATCTTCAGATTGACCTGCAGCCTTCAGCTCATCAATTTCTTTCTTGTATTCCTTATCAAAGATCACATAATATTTACCAACCAAGTGGTCACCCTTCATCCCTGTGGACTCTGGAGTTTGTCCTTCGCCAAACTTTTGCCATGCCAACATCGATTTACAGATGTGTATACCACGATCGTTTACCAAATTTGCTTTGATCACATCATAGCCCGCAGCGCCAAGAATCTCGGCAACAGAAAATCCTAATAAGTTATTGCGGATATGTCCTAAGTGTAGTGGCTTATTTGTATTTGGCGATGAATATTCGACCATTACGTTTTTGCCATTTTTCGGCAATACAGCAAAACTATCCGACAAAATCGTATCGTTCAGCAAGTTCACCCAATAAGCATCGGAAAAACTTAAATTCAAGAAGCCTTTGATGACGTTGAAAGCCGTGATATCCGAGATCTCTCGCTGTAAATACTCACCAATTTCAGTACCTGTTACCTCAGGTGATTTCTTCGAAAAACGAGTAACCGGGAATACAACGATTGTAATCTGTCCTTCGAACTCTTTCCTCGTCTCTTGCAAGCTAATCTGCTGAGCAGGAATTTCGGAACCATAAAGTGCACTTACTGCATCAACTGTCTTCTCAATAAGCAGTTCTTGAATTGAATTTGCCATGTAAATATTTCGTAATATTCTTAACGTTCTGATAATGAATTCAAAAAATAACTGCAATAATATTTATGTATTCATTATGAAAGTATATCTTTGCCAAAAATAAGAAAATAATGCAGAGCTATCAGGAATTTCTTGACTTAAGTGTTGGTTTTCCGCAAGACGGATTCGATATTATCGATGACGAATTGTACTTCCACGATTTGAATTTGATGGAAATGATAGAAACGTACGGTACGCCGCTACGTTTTACTTATCTCCCGATTATTAGTAAAAAGATACAGCAGGCCAAGATATTGTTTCAAACAGCGATGTTGAAATACAACTATCGCGGTACCTATAAGTATTGTTATTGCACCAAGTCATCCCACTTCAAACATATTGTTGAAGAAGCCTTAAAAAACGATATTCACTTAGAAACATCGTCGGCCTTCGATATGCCTATGATTGACGCTTTGGAGCGACAAGGTAAAGTAAACAAGGACATTACAGTAATCTGTAACGGCTTTAAAACCTTCCAATACAAGCAATATATCGTCGATATGTTACATGATGGATTCCACAATATTATCCCTGTTTTGGATAATAAAGAAGAGTTCAATATGTATGATGACGAGATTGAATTATCCGAGCCTTGTAACTTAGGAATTCGTATCGCTGCAGAGGAACAACCAGACTCGCAATTCTATACATCCCGTTTGGGAATCCGTATGGAAGACGTCATCGATTTCTACAACAGCAAGATCTCTGAAAACCCGAATTTTAGAGTGAAATTACTTCACTTCTTTATCAATTCAGGTATCTCGGACACGCCATATTACTGGAATGAGCTTGAAAAGTATGTTACATTGTACTGTAAATTCAAAAAAATCAATCCAGAATTAGATACGCTAGATATTGGTGGCGGTATGCCGTTCAAAGACTCGCTAGTACACGACTTCGACTATGAGTACATGGTGAATGAAATCGTGAACCGTATCAAGCAAATCTGTGCACACCACGAAGTCGTAGAACCAGATATTATTACCGAATTCGGTAAATATACGGTAGCTGAAGCTTCTGGAATTCTGTATAAAGTGTTAGGCCGTAAACAACAGAATGACCGTGAAAAATGGTTAATGTTAGACGGTTCTTTCATCACGAACTTACCAGACGTTTGGGCACTGAATCAAAAATACATCTTATTGCCAATCAATAACTGGGATTCGGAATACGAGCGTGTGAACCTTGGTGGAATTACCTGCGATGGTCAAGACTATTATAACCAAGAGGCTCATATGAACTCGGTATTTATGCCGAAAACAAGAAAAGTGCAATACTTAGGGTTCTTCCATACCGGAGCTTACCAAGAAGTATTGAGCGGATATGGCGGTATTCACCACTGTCTGCTTCCTTCACCTAAACATGTTTTAGTACGCAGAAATCGCGACGAAACATTCAACTACGAGGTATTTGGCGAAGAACAAAACTCGAAGCAAGTAATGAAATTATTGGGATATCAATAAGTTAGATATAAGACATTAGATTTTAGATATAAGACCTGCAGCGATGCAGGTCTTTTGTTTTGAACCTTTGGTTTAAACAGAGAGTAATTGATGAATAAATACTTAATAGAAGATATAAGGTATTACCTAACGGAAGCGTTAGGATGAATAAGGCAGGTTGAACATTATTTTGAAGTAGTCGTTAAGGACTTTTCCTGGTATCTGTGCCTACCTTATTCATTGCCTAAGGCCAAACTAGAATAGTTTTATTATCAAAGGTACTTCAAAGGTACTAGGTAACGGGCAATTTTTCAATCATTTACATTAAAAAGTTTAGATCATGAAAAAAGATCGTATTACCTTAGGTGTCGACGTTTCTAAGAAAACATTGGACATCTGCCATTGGGGCACACATGATTTCATTAAGATCGAGAACAACAGTTCGGGATTTAAGCAATTGGCAAAGTGGATGCGAGGGAAAGGTTTTGTATCAAGCCAAGTCTTCTTTATCATGGAATATACTGGTGGATATGAATACAGATTCCTGCAGTATTGCGAGTCAAAAGGTCTTTCGTATACACGCAAATCTGGTCTAGAGATCAAGAAGTCGATGGGCATGGTCCGTGGCAAGAGCGATAAGCAAGACTCCTTTAGGATTGCCCAGTATGGGGAAGAAAAGGCTTATATGCTCGACCCAAGCGGTAAATTGAACTCTGCAATATTTGATCTTAAGCAGCTGATCTCCTTTCGTAAACGTCTAGTGAGAGAGATGGCCGGTTACAAAGCGAGCAGCTCTGAGCGCAAGGCGATGTACGGGAAAGACGCAGGGAAGGCGATCCTGAAGGTCAGTAAAACAATGATAGATGTTTATAAGAAAGAGATCTACAGAGTAGAACGAGAAATCTTACAGCTCATCGAAAGCGATGAATCGCTCAACAGGAACTATCAGATCCTCAAAAGCGTCAAAGGGATAGGCCCGGTCAATGCCTGGATGACGATCGTTTATACGGAGAATTTCAAGGCTTTTACCGATCCCCGAAAATACGCTGTCTATGCCGGTGTGATACCATTTGAGCACACTTCCGGGACCAGTATTCGCGGTCGAAAGCGAGTCTCGCATATGGCCAACAAGGCCATCAAGCAGGAGTTGAACCAAGCGGCAAAGATTGCCATTACACATGACAAGACGCTCCGAGAATATGCGCAACGGAAGCTCACAACCAAAGCTTACCCGTTGGTCTTGAACAATGTGAAATTCAAGCTGATTCTGATCATGTTTTCCTTGATCGGACGACAGGAGATGTATCGGGAAGATTATCATTATGCAGCGTGATAGAAAAAATATTAAAGAAAATTTGCATATGTCAAAAACCTAGAATAACCCTTTCGAAAGGGTTATGATTGGGGTTTGATTGAATTAATAAAAGCTTGTAAATAGTACTATACTTGAATAATGTGGGATACGTCTGATTTTATATCGTTAGGGAGCATATTGAATATCTCCATCTTAACCTGCACTTCCCTTACTTCCTTATCCGTTACCGACGGAAAAACCAAAATATTTATCAAGCTTCCGCCCAACCATCGACCTTCCCGTTCCAAATAAGTTCGATACTTCCCATCTAATCTTTTGAAACATTCCAGGATGACGGATGACTCATCATTATTAATTAAACTCATTAGATTTATTGCTGTTTGTTTACGCAAAGATAGACAGTGTATATTAACGGGATATTAAATATGGAAAGAGCTATTTTCTTTATAATTACAAATAAAGACTTTACTTGCTAACGGATATTTTCAGTTGAAAGTAAAATATTGATGATTATTTCCAACAAGCAGAAAAAGAAAGGCTACAATGTTCTATCTTGCGCCGCACTAATATGAAAAAGATTCTTAAATACATGCTTTACATACTCTTAGCCATTATCATCGTGGTTGTTATCCTGATCTTCCTATTGGGTAGATCCGACAATATCGGCGCATTAGCGTCGGGCGAACGCCTGCATCGCATGGAATCGCTAAAGACTTTTAAAGAAGGAGTTTTTGATAACATTGAGGTTACACCGGCAATCAAAGAAGGTGTATCGCAAGTGACCATGCTGCGCAAATTCTTCTTTGGTAAGGACAAGCGGAATGTACCGTCTTCACCCCTTCCGGTTATCCAAACCGACCTGAAAAACATTCCGCTAGATCAAGACGTTTATGTCTGGTTTGGGCACTCCTCCTATTTCCTGCAGATTGACGGGAAGCGTATCCTCGTCGATCCTGTTTTTAGTAAGCATGCATCGCCGGTGCCATTTGGCGTCAAAGCATTTGACATGACTTATACTTATACGATCGAGCATATGCCGGATGTCGACGTGCTGGTCATCACCCATGATCACTTCGACCACTTAGATTACGCTACGCTGAAGAAATATCAGGGCAAAGCCAAACAGATCATTACGAGTATCGGCGTTGGAGCGCACCTCGAAAAATGGGGCTATCCTACAGAAAAAATACACGAGCTTTACTGGGGCGAATCCGAAACAATCGACTCGCTTACTTTCACCGCCAATGTTGCCAGACACTTCTCGGGCAGATGGTTCAAGCGCAATACAAGTCTGTGGTCGTCCTTTGTGTTGAAGACTTCGAAATACAATATCTTTATCGGTGGAGATAGCGGCTATGGGAAGCACTTTAAGGAAATAGGCGAACATTACGGCCCTTTTGATTTTACAATCATTGAAAACGGCCAATACAATGATATGTGGCATTATATCCACCTCATGCCTGAGGAAGCGGTTACCGCAGCGAAGGAACTGCAAACAAAAACTCTAATTCCCGTTCATAACTCTAAATTCCCTTTGGCTAATCATGCTTGGGATGAACCCATGATCAGGATATCTGCAGAAGCGAAGAAACAAAATCAAGAATTGATAACTCCCCAGATGGGGCAAGTTATTTACCTCGATAAGCCCAACCAAACTCATCCTTGGTGGGAAGAAGCAAAATAGCGAATAAACCATAAAGAGCCGCCGGCAAGGGCTGCTCTTTATGGTTTATTCGCTATTCTAATCAAGTGCTCTTCCTTATCACAAATAGATTTGGATAGCCACCGATAAACTCGTCTTTTATTTTTTCTCCAATAACATTCCGTGATCAAACTTCAGCTTACTGGTATCCAAAAAACGGAAACCACCCTCGCGCTCTTCCACCTCGCCATATCCTTCAATTAATCCTTCGTTAGTCACATTAAAAATCATGTCGCGTACGGAGTTTACCCCCTCAGACATAAAATAGTACTCGCCAATCAATTGACCACCCTTCACATGCCCTTTGAAATCGCCTACGTTACGATCTTTTTCACCTAATGCGTAAAGCAATTGACCAAATACAGAGTCCTGCTTTGCATTTAGATCTAAACGAATTGTATCACCATTACCGATATATTCATAGGTCCCTGGAAGCGAATTTTTATCCACCTCTTCCACGGTCGTTGTATTATGAGTTTGTGTCGGATTTCCTGAATTACAAGCTTGTGCGGCTAACAACAACAAAGACATCGAAAGACAAGCCTTTAATTTTCTCTTCATAAGATTTCTTTTAATATTAATAACGGTAATAGTGTACGTAATGTTACCGTCAAAACTAATCAATTAAAATGTTTGTAAGCCATTAGCTATGTTAATTTGTTGTAACTTTATGCTATGAACATGCTAAAAATACCATTTAATACCCCCCACGATACAGCCCCGTTTTCTTCCATTAATCAAGCAGATTTTATACCTGCTTTCGATGAGGCCATTGCCGAAACGAGGGAAGAGATCGATCGACTGGTAGCAAATCCTGACATGGCAACTTTCGAAAATACGATCGCCGCCTTAGCATTCTCAGGGATGCGTCTGGATCGTATTTCCAATATATTTTTCAACTTACACTCCGCAGAAACAAACGAGGAGCTTGATAAGATTGCGCAGGAAGTAGCTCCGAAGCTTTCTAAGCTCAGCAATGATATAACCTTAAACTTTGATCTGTTTGAAAGAATTAAGGCTATTTACGAGCAGAAGGGCAACTTAG
The DNA window shown above is from Sphingobacterium hotanense and carries:
- the argS gene encoding arginine--tRNA ligase; the protein is MANSIQELLIEKTVDAVSALYGSEIPAQQISLQETRKEFEGQITIVVFPVTRFSKKSPEVTGTEIGEYLQREISDITAFNVIKGFLNLSFSDAYWVNLLNDTILSDSFAVLPKNGKNVMVEYSSPNTNKPLHLGHIRNNLLGFSVAEILGAAGYDVIKANLVNDRGIHICKSMLAWQKFGEGQTPESTGMKGDHLVGKYYVIFDKEYKKEIDELKAAGQSEDDAKKNAPLIKEAQAMLQQWEAGDEEVISLWKTMNSWVYAGFDKTYKQLGVDFDKFYYESDTYLLGKDIIQEGLDKGVFFKKEDNSVWIDLTDDGLDQKLVLRGDGTSVYITQDLGTAQLKYDEFKMDESIYVVGNEQDYHFKVLFAILKKVGKDWAQGLFHLSYGMVDLPHGKMKSREGTVVDADDLMQEMLDTAQQRTEELGKTEGLEEDEKAALYNTLGMGALKYFLLKVDPKKRLLFNPNESVDFQGHTGPFIQYTHARIKSVLRKAAYQADAAKVVPASISAFERDLIQAIAGYPEVIALAAKEFSPAQIANYAYELAKLYNKFYHEENILKAEQEDVKQFRLHLSAAAAKVISGSMKLLGIQVPERM
- a CDS encoding arginine decarboxylase, which gives rise to MQSYQEFLDLSVGFPQDGFDIIDDELYFHDLNLMEMIETYGTPLRFTYLPIISKKIQQAKILFQTAMLKYNYRGTYKYCYCTKSSHFKHIVEEALKNDIHLETSSAFDMPMIDALERQGKVNKDITVICNGFKTFQYKQYIVDMLHDGFHNIIPVLDNKEEFNMYDDEIELSEPCNLGIRIAAEEQPDSQFYTSRLGIRMEDVIDFYNSKISENPNFRVKLLHFFINSGISDTPYYWNELEKYVTLYCKFKKINPELDTLDIGGGMPFKDSLVHDFDYEYMVNEIVNRIKQICAHHEVVEPDIITEFGKYTVAEASGILYKVLGRKQQNDREKWLMLDGSFITNLPDVWALNQKYILLPINNWDSEYERVNLGGITCDGQDYYNQEAHMNSVFMPKTRKVQYLGFFHTGAYQEVLSGYGGIHHCLLPSPKHVLVRRNRDETFNYEVFGEEQNSKQVMKLLGYQ
- a CDS encoding transposase; the protein is MKKDRITLGVDVSKKTLDICHWGTHDFIKIENNSSGFKQLAKWMRGKGFVSSQVFFIMEYTGGYEYRFLQYCESKGLSYTRKSGLEIKKSMGMVRGKSDKQDSFRIAQYGEEKAYMLDPSGKLNSAIFDLKQLISFRKRLVREMAGYKASSSERKAMYGKDAGKAILKVSKTMIDVYKKEIYRVEREILQLIESDESLNRNYQILKSVKGIGPVNAWMTIVYTENFKAFTDPRKYAVYAGVIPFEHTSGTSIRGRKRVSHMANKAIKQELNQAAKIAITHDKTLREYAQRKLTTKAYPLVLNNVKFKLILIMFSLIGRQEMYREDYHYAA
- a CDS encoding MBL fold metallo-hydrolase, with protein sequence MKKILKYMLYILLAIIIVVVILIFLLGRSDNIGALASGERLHRMESLKTFKEGVFDNIEVTPAIKEGVSQVTMLRKFFFGKDKRNVPSSPLPVIQTDLKNIPLDQDVYVWFGHSSYFLQIDGKRILVDPVFSKHASPVPFGVKAFDMTYTYTIEHMPDVDVLVITHDHFDHLDYATLKKYQGKAKQIITSIGVGAHLEKWGYPTEKIHELYWGESETIDSLTFTANVARHFSGRWFKRNTSLWSSFVLKTSKYNIFIGGDSGYGKHFKEIGEHYGPFDFTIIENGQYNDMWHYIHLMPEEAVTAAKELQTKTLIPVHNSKFPLANHAWDEPMIRISAEAKKQNQELITPQMGQVIYLDKPNQTHPWWEEAK